A section of the Rickettsiales bacterium genome encodes:
- the tpiA gene encoding triose-phosphate isomerase gives MKNNNKPLIVANWKMNKISSSAEEFLRDFLSHGISYNQLVICPPFTLLGILSKKLRASLIQLGAQDCSSFSSEGGAFTGDVSSSMLIDSGCSYVIVGHSERRKQHLETNQIIKQKIYNAHKVGLKAILCVGESLELRESGDYKQDIGETLEECLPDSITTQNTIIAYEPIWAIGTGKTASVEQIKEMHEFLSLKSKEIFIKSSQTFEQNVKIIYGGSVNEENSASILSIPCVSGLLIGGASLSSEKLYKIIQNI, from the coding sequence ATGAAAAATAATAATAAGCCGTTAATAGTTGCTAATTGGAAAATGAATAAAATCAGTTCTTCAGCGGAAGAATTCTTAAGAGATTTTCTATCACATGGTATTTCCTATAATCAACTTGTTATTTGCCCTCCTTTTACTTTACTAGGAATTTTAAGTAAAAAATTAAGAGCTAGCTTAATTCAACTTGGTGCACAAGATTGTTCAAGTTTCTCTTCTGAGGGTGGAGCTTTTACAGGAGATGTAAGTTCTAGTATGCTTATTGATAGTGGGTGCAGTTATGTGATTGTCGGGCATTCAGAAAGACGTAAACAGCATTTAGAAACCAATCAAATTATAAAGCAGAAAATTTATAATGCTCATAAGGTGGGGTTAAAGGCTATTTTATGTGTAGGAGAAAGTTTGGAATTAAGGGAATCTGGGGATTATAAGCAAGACATAGGTGAAACTTTAGAGGAGTGTTTGCCTGATTCTATTACAACACAAAATACAATTATTGCTTATGAACCAATATGGGCCATAGGTACTGGGAAAACTGCCAGTGTTGAGCAAATAAAGGAGATGCATGAGTTTTTGAGCTTAAAGAGTAAAGAAATTTTTATAAAGTCTTCACAAACATTTGAACAAAATGTAAAAATAATATATGGTGGTTCAGTGAATGAAGAAAATTCTGCGTCTATATTGTCAATACCTTGTGTATCGGGATTGTTGATTGGTGGTGCAAGTTTGAGTTCAGAAAAACTCTATAAAATTATCCAAAATATATAA
- a CDS encoding SurA N-terminal domain-containing protein, which produces MLKKIRKSAHSYVFKILFVLLAFIFAIGLGDFSRNNASTVATVGNNKIFLSDFLQSRQQTNGNLSDTTKSQKELINYSVMMKLITQNLIKQEYEKMGIKIAPEIIVKYIEEDSNFYNNGIFDLENYKKTLEYNNISEDKLLSIVSNQIASRFLLDSLIVNLPLKATLSDYLTNYLSEKRTISLLTVDMSRKNIKHFSEQNLDNYYQNNKNSFKTKELRSFSYLLIDPQYIKKEFKISEDELLKEYEENKEEYSLAETRDFYHFLAPSQEIANQISKEIKSGTSPETVAKNFIGKKVIAETFSNQPAQSFLSSLDLSLFNLGENDSTPPIKSELGWHVFKILKINHKQYKSFDEAKNELRENLLYKLAEIEMNDLVKTVEDDIASGANFKDIAQTNNIQAGEVEEISLDEKDSISNINSAILSLAFNTPEMEESEVTMLDPSGYAVVKVTKIFPERTQNFEEAREQAKTRYLSQLKDEITLEISTKLSENFNSIILEKNNKYQLDNKLVQELLKPIYNKYEIDFIDEAVITLKTEELVRPSIGTNNLPEDFVNKLFQLELKKPSLPEKIDNAKYAIASVENITSNKLDQNIYGQIGNISEVNYKNEIYDQYMNYLKKKYNVRIYFDIINSYDSQ; this is translated from the coding sequence ATGCTAAAAAAAATTCGTAAATCGGCTCACAGTTATGTATTTAAGATCTTATTCGTATTGCTTGCCTTTATTTTTGCAATAGGACTAGGAGACTTTTCACGAAATAATGCTAGTACCGTTGCTACAGTTGGAAATAACAAAATTTTTCTTAGCGATTTTTTACAATCTAGACAACAAACAAATGGTAACTTATCCGACACTACAAAAAGCCAGAAAGAACTAATAAATTATAGTGTTATGATGAAATTAATTACCCAAAACTTGATAAAACAAGAATATGAAAAAATGGGGATTAAAATAGCACCAGAAATAATCGTTAAATACATTGAAGAGGATAGTAACTTTTATAATAACGGTATTTTTGATTTAGAAAACTACAAAAAAACTCTAGAATACAATAATATATCTGAAGACAAGTTATTAAGTATAGTATCAAATCAAATTGCGTCTAGATTTTTACTAGACTCATTAATAGTTAACCTTCCTCTCAAAGCTACTTTAAGTGATTACTTAACTAATTACCTATCAGAAAAAAGAACTATTTCTTTGCTTACTGTTGATATGTCCAGAAAGAACATAAAACATTTTTCCGAACAAAACTTAGATAATTATTATCAAAATAATAAAAACTCATTTAAAACAAAGGAACTTCGTAGCTTTAGCTATTTACTAATAGATCCTCAATATATAAAGAAAGAATTTAAAATTAGCGAAGATGAGTTACTAAAAGAATATGAAGAAAATAAAGAAGAATATAGCTTAGCTGAAACCAGAGATTTTTATCACTTCTTAGCCCCCTCTCAAGAAATTGCAAATCAGATCTCAAAAGAAATAAAGTCGGGAACCTCCCCTGAGACAGTTGCAAAGAATTTTATTGGAAAAAAAGTTATAGCCGAAACCTTCAGCAACCAACCAGCGCAGAGTTTTTTAAGTAGCTTAGACTTATCTCTATTTAACTTAGGAGAAAACGATAGCACCCCCCCTATAAAATCAGAACTTGGATGGCATGTTTTTAAAATTCTAAAAATCAACCATAAACAATATAAAAGCTTTGATGAAGCAAAAAATGAACTTAGAGAAAATCTTTTATATAAACTTGCTGAAATAGAAATGAATGACTTAGTAAAAACTGTTGAAGATGATATAGCTTCAGGTGCTAACTTTAAAGACATTGCTCAAACAAATAATATTCAGGCAGGAGAAGTGGAAGAAATCTCCCTTGATGAAAAGGACTCTATTAGCAACATTAACTCTGCTATATTAAGTCTAGCATTCAATACCCCTGAAATGGAAGAATCGGAGGTAACTATGCTTGATCCTTCAGGATATGCAGTTGTAAAAGTTACTAAAATTTTTCCCGAAAGAACACAAAATTTTGAAGAAGCAAGGGAACAAGCAAAAACTAGATATCTTTCTCAGTTAAAAGACGAAATAACCTTAGAAATAAGTACCAAATTATCTGAGAACTTTAACTCAATAATATTAGAAAAAAACAATAAATACCAGCTAGATAATAAACTAGTTCAAGAGTTATTAAAGCCAATCTACAATAAATATGAAATAGATTTTATTGATGAAGCTGTAATTACTTTAAAAACAGAAGAATTAGTACGACCTTCGATTGGAACCAACAACCTTCCAGAAGATTTTGTAAATAAATTATTCCAACTAGAGCTGAAAAAGCCATCTCTTCCAGAAAAAATAGATAATGCTAAATACGCCATAGCATCAGTTGAGAACATCACTTCTAATAAGTTAGATCAAAATATTTATGGTCAAATTGGAAACATAAGCGAGGTTAACTATAAAAATGAAATTTATGATCAATACATGAATTATCTAAAGAAAAAATATAATGTAAGAATTTATTTTGATATTATTAATAGTTATGATTCACAATAA
- the secG gene encoding preprotein translocase subunit SecG: MQLIFLVIQVILAVAIIGAILLQKNGGDGLGSLGGGSGISGHSIISGRTSANFLTKATAFLMGCFKINCLILGNMAVR, from the coding sequence ATGCAATTAATATTTTTAGTGATTCAAGTTATTTTAGCTGTGGCTATTATTGGAGCAATTCTTTTGCAGAAAAATGGTGGAGATGGTCTAGGTAGTTTAGGTGGTGGAAGTGGAATTAGTGGACATAGCATCATTAGCGGGCGTACTTCAGCTAACTTTCTTACTAAGGCAACTGCTTTTCTTATGGGGTGTTTTAAGATTAATTGTCTGATTTTAGGAAATATGGCTGTTCGT